A window of Vigna unguiculata cultivar IT97K-499-35 chromosome 4, ASM411807v1, whole genome shotgun sequence contains these coding sequences:
- the LOC114181948 gene encoding uncharacterized protein LOC114181948, which translates to MGRMSKRWHSWLIEHVRSVETFAIVVSSRSDKVNRINLLYRIVKEKEFWIRSRKLRRYIQDENSRQAKAVKEAKLMIAATKEKVKCLVQRLQNEKDVKVQDEVVTSPEESCSL; encoded by the exons ATGGGGAGAATGTCGAAGAGGTGGCACAGTTGGCTGATTGAACATGTTCGAAGTGTCGAGACTTTTGCAATCGTAGTTTCTTCTA GAAGCGACAAGGTGAACCGTATCAATCTCTTATATCGTATTGTCAAGGAAAAGGAATTTTGGATCAGAAGCAG GAAACTGAGAAGATATATTCAAGACGAAAATTCAAGACAAGCAAAAGCAGTAAAAGAAGCGAAACTTATGATTGCTGCAACTAAGGAAAAG GTAAAGTGTCTTGTGCAGAGGTTGCAGAATGAGAAGGATGTAAAAGTACAAGATGAAGTTGTTACATCACCTGAAGAAAGCTGTAGTTTATAG